The region CTTATACTGTCCGCGCACGGTCAATTTGTCCGCGGTGGCTTCCGTGATGGGGGCGAGGGCTTTCAGGACCTTGAGCTTTTCATCTCGAACGCTGTCCGCGTTCATGGATTCAGGCGGTTCCATGGCCACAAGGCAAAGCAGCTGAAGGATGTGGTTTTGAACCATGTCCCGCAATGCGCCAGCGGTGTCGTAGTAGCCTGCGCGGCCGCCGGTTCCCAGAGCTTCGGCGACAGTGATCTGCACATGATCAATATGGGCTGCATTCCAAAGTGGCTCGAAGAGCGCATTGGCGAAGCGCAACGCCATAAGGTTCTGCACTGTTTCCTTGCCCAGGTAGTGGTCGATACGGAAGATCTGGTGCTCGTCGAAGACGCCGCCGACGTTGTCATTCAGCGTCTTGGCAGATGCGCCGTCCTTGCCGATCGGCTTTTCAATGACGACACGCGTCTTGTCGGTCACAAGGCCAGCGTCACCGATGCTCTTGCAGATGGTGCCGAAGAGGTCCGGTCCAACGGCAAGGTAGAAGGCGCGGATGACATCCGGGCGCTCGTCGAGGATAGTTTTGAGATCATCCCAACCTTCGCCGGACCCAATGTCGATGGTGACATAGTGCAGGCGGGCCAGGAAGACTTCGAGGGCGTCCGCGTCGACGTCGCCGACATGTTCGCTGAGGGCTTCGCGAGCCCAGGCCTTGTAATCATCATCGGAGTACTTGCGGCGGGAAGAGGCGATGATCCGGGCGTTCTCCGGCAGCTGACCATCACAGCAACGATGATAAAGCGCGGGGATCAGCTTGCGGTGCGCAAGGTCTCCCGATGCTCCGAAGACAACCAAGTCGAACTCATCGACTTCTATGACGCGTACTGCCATGCGTGCGGTCCTTGATTTGAATTCTTTCCGGGTTTTAAATCGATTTAATCGGCCTGTCAGCAAGCAGATCATGTTTTTTGCATTTTGATTCCGATTTTTTTCGGCGTCCGAATAAAATGCAACATGATTGGGTTAGGCGAACATTCCTGTATTCGAAGCCGATAGTCAAACTCGCTACCGAAGCAAGCGCTATCACGACCTGCATTGCTGAAATGCGAAGCCGATGGCTTCGCTATTAGGCTGCAAGAGTGCTGGGTGGCTCCATCGCGCCGGTCATGATCGCCACAGCGTCGGACATCGAGAAATCCTGAGGTCTAATGACAGCTGCCCGCTTTCCAAGGCGATGGATATGGATCCGATCGGCCACCTCAAACACATGCGGCATGTTGTGGCTTATCAGGATGATTGGCATTCCCCGCGTCTGAACATCCTTGATCAGATCCAACACCCGCCGGCTTTCCTTGACACCCAGGGCGGCTGTCGGTTCATCCATGATGACCACCTTGGATCCGAAAGCGGCAGCGCGTGCCACGGCTACACCTTGGCGCTGGCCACCGGACAGTGTTTCCACTGCCTGGTTTATGTTCTGAATTGTCAACAGCCCGAGTTCACTTAGCTTTTCCCGCGCAACTTCTTCCATTTTTTTGCGATCGAGTTGGCGTAGCCATTTGCCGCGGAACCCGGGTTTTCTGATTTCGCGACCCATGAACATGTTGTCGGCGATCGAGAGGGCAGGTGACATGGCCAGGGTTTGGTAGACTGTTTCAATTCCAGCTTCACGCGCCTGGATAGGTGAGGTGAACTGTATTTTCTTGCCGTCCAGAAAGATGTCGCCTTCGTCCGGCACAATGGCGCCTGAAATTGCCTTGATGAGAGACGTTTTGCCGGCGCCGTTGTCACCAATAACTGCCAGGATTTCACCGGGCATGAGGTCGAAGTCACAGTTGTCGATAGCTGTGACACGACCATAGCGCTTGACCAGGTTGCGGCCTTTGAGGATGGGTTCCATCACACTGATACCTTTCTGATCCATTGGTCCACAGCAACCGCGCCAATAATGAGGGCGCCGATGAGCAGGTAGGTCCATTGGGCGTCTGCGCCTAACAGGCGTAGCCCCAGAGTGAAGACACCTACGATAAGCGCACCAAACAACGTTCCAAGGATGGAACCTCGGCCGCCAAACAGAGAGATGCCTCCGATCACGACTGCCGTAATGGATTCGATGTTTGCAAGCTGTCCTGATGTTGGTGAAACGGATCCGATCCGCCCTATAAGTGCCCAGCCGGCGAAGGCGCAGATCAGACCGGACAAGACATACACGGAGATCAGAGTACGGGTGACCTGAACGCCTGAAAGTTTTGCTGCCTCCGGGTCGTCTCCAACCGCATAGACGTGGCGTCCCCAGGCCGTCTGGCGAAGGCAATAGGCAAGCAGAAGCACAAGCAGAACCATAAAAATCACGCCGTAAGTGAAGATAGCTCCG is a window of Labrenzia sp. CE80 DNA encoding:
- a CDS encoding ATP-binding cassette domain-containing protein, with the translated sequence MEPILKGRNLVKRYGRVTAIDNCDFDLMPGEILAVIGDNGAGKTSLIKAISGAIVPDEGDIFLDGKKIQFTSPIQAREAGIETVYQTLAMSPALSIADNMFMGREIRKPGFRGKWLRQLDRKKMEEVAREKLSELGLLTIQNINQAVETLSGGQRQGVAVARAAAFGSKVVIMDEPTAALGVKESRRVLDLIKDVQTRGMPIILISHNMPHVFEVADRIHIHRLGKRAAVIRPQDFSMSDAVAIMTGAMEPPSTLAA
- the zwf gene encoding glucose-6-phosphate dehydrogenase, with the translated sequence MAVRVIEVDEFDLVVFGASGDLAHRKLIPALYHRCCDGQLPENARIIASSRRKYSDDDYKAWAREALSEHVGDVDADALEVFLARLHYVTIDIGSGEGWDDLKTILDERPDVIRAFYLAVGPDLFGTICKSIGDAGLVTDKTRVVIEKPIGKDGASAKTLNDNVGGVFDEHQIFRIDHYLGKETVQNLMALRFANALFEPLWNAAHIDHVQITVAEALGTGGRAGYYDTAGALRDMVQNHILQLLCLVAMEPPESMNADSVRDEKLKVLKALAPITEATADKLTVRGQYKAGASAGGAVPGYLEELGRDDSTTETFVALKAEIANWRWAGVPFYLRTGKRLAQRVSEIVVQFRPIPHSIFDEEAGTISANRLIIRLQPDEGVQMKVMIKDPGPGGMRLREVPLDMSFADAFKVRNPDAYERLIMDVIRGNQTLFMRRDEVDAAWAWVDPILSAWTNSKETPRGYTAGTWGPSASIALVERDGRTWAEDGL